The proteins below are encoded in one region of Brachyspira intermedia PWS/A:
- a CDS encoding ankyrin repeat domain-containing protein codes for MENFNYKILIFSFVLFLIFCLNAFSKSNIAIIDAAGRGDINKVKELISSAVNVNQQDRIGENALIKAAEGGHIEVVKLLIENKVNLNLKSKWGRTALMRASSKGYTNIVKVLVEAGADLNIKDNRGRTALTYANQRGHQNIVKILKSAGAK; via the coding sequence ATGGAAAATTTTAATTATAAGATATTAATATTTTCATTTGTATTATTTTTAATATTTTGTCTGAATGCATTTTCAAAAAGCAATATAGCAATAATTGATGCAGCTGGCAGAGGAGATATTAATAAGGTTAAAGAATTAATTAGTAGCGCAGTTAATGTAAATCAGCAGGATAGAATAGGTGAGAATGCATTGATAAAAGCAGCAGAAGGCGGACATATAGAAGTTGTAAAATTGCTTATAGAAAATAAAGTAAATCTGAATCTCAAAAGTAAATGGGGAAGAACAGCATTGATGAGAGCTTCTTCAAAAGGTTATACCAATATAGTAAAGGTACTTGTAGAAGCAGGAGCCGATTTGAATATCAAAGACAATAGAGGAAGAACAGCATTAACTTATGCCAATCAAAGAGGACATCAGAATATAGTAAAAATATTAAAATCAGCAGGTGCTAAATAA
- a CDS encoding ankyrin repeat domain-containing protein: MKKILVLIFIISVSVFAQRKMTPLMEALEKKDTKIAIELINSGVDINTKDRMGETPLIEAAEEGLTEVVKVLIEKKANLNAANVRNRTALSRASHKGYTEIVLMLVNAGADRSIKDKYGKTALDYASERGHKDIVSILKK, translated from the coding sequence ATGAAAAAGATTTTAGTTTTAATTTTCATAATTAGTGTTAGTGTTTTTGCTCAAAGAAAGATGACACCTTTAATGGAGGCTTTAGAGAAAAAAGATACTAAAATAGCCATAGAATTAATAAACTCAGGAGTTGATATTAATACCAAAGATAGAATGGGGGAAACTCCGTTAATAGAGGCAGCAGAAGAAGGACTTACAGAAGTAGTGAAAGTTTTGATAGAAAAGAAAGCAAATTTGAATGCAGCTAATGTTAGAAATAGAACAGCATTAAGCAGGGCTTCACATAAAGGGTATACAGAAATAGTTCTTATGTTAGTGAATGCAGGAGCTGATAGAAGTATTAAAGATAAATATGGAAAAACTGCTTTGGACTATGCTTCAGAGCGAGGACATAAAGATATTGTTTCTATATTAAAAAAGTAG
- a CDS encoding LysM peptidoglycan-binding domain-containing protein, which produces MKKGLFLFILLTFSCFLYAQETNELVLPPELPADLPVSIKESDDYKLAQRYREMAIDAHSVGDYNQSIEYSKQSKEYSDKIILRYGVYEYVLNSQRDAERKLSLFKGVGGDTNELTTSLYEESVTDLNSAHSMLETSTNSTDYTNTMLEYNKSAEKSELGYNVLAIDLRREYLMSESVLTNGDNNDTQITNLRDESKNALSSGDYTNSLAKSREAMNMLDMLEAPLAYAKAQDSMDKAKQDGYNNSKPNLYTEALKSLSSAGETLIANNYSDSLMHSKNVISLVNSMESTSGDISSPEEEVIVTDGTVFPQYYIVQSRRTNTDSLWRIASYDFIYGNGNLWKKIYDANKDTIKNPNVIRAGQKLIIPSLKGETRQGTYSTNQTYGNITTFSTNQIEGNIIIEDEKAMEEQTEQTEETVIDEQTDTADENAEMTEDTAATDENAEMTEEDTTVTDENAEITEEDTTVTDENAEMADDETTAEEGNQ; this is translated from the coding sequence ATGAAAAAGGGATTATTTTTATTTATCTTATTAACGTTTTCTTGTTTTTTGTATGCACAGGAAACAAATGAATTAGTTTTACCTCCTGAATTACCAGCAGATTTACCTGTTAGTATAAAGGAAAGCGATGATTATAAATTGGCACAAAGATATAGAGAAATGGCTATAGATGCTCATAGTGTAGGTGATTATAATCAAAGTATAGAATATTCAAAACAAAGTAAAGAATATTCTGATAAAATCATATTGAGATATGGTGTTTATGAATATGTTTTGAATAGTCAAAGAGATGCGGAAAGAAAACTTAGCTTATTCAAAGGAGTTGGGGGAGATACTAATGAATTGACAACTTCTTTATATGAAGAGTCTGTTACCGATCTTAATTCTGCTCATAGCATGCTTGAGACATCTACTAATAGCACAGATTATACTAACACTATGCTTGAGTATAATAAATCAGCTGAAAAATCTGAATTAGGATACAATGTCCTTGCTATAGATTTAAGAAGAGAATATTTAATGAGTGAATCAGTATTAACTAATGGTGATAATAATGATACACAAATTACAAATTTAAGAGATGAATCTAAAAATGCATTAAGTAGCGGAGATTATACTAACTCTTTGGCAAAATCAAGAGAAGCTATGAATATGCTTGATATGTTAGAAGCTCCATTAGCTTATGCTAAAGCTCAAGATTCTATGGATAAAGCTAAACAAGACGGCTATAATAATAGTAAGCCTAATTTATACACTGAAGCTTTGAAATCATTATCTTCAGCAGGTGAAACTTTGATAGCTAATAATTATAGTGATTCTTTAATGCATTCTAAGAATGTTATAAGTTTAGTTAATTCAATGGAAAGTACATCTGGAGATATATCTTCTCCTGAAGAAGAAGTGATAGTAACAGATGGAACAGTATTCCCTCAGTATTATATAGTTCAATCTAGAAGAACTAATACAGATTCATTATGGCGTATCGCTTCTTATGACTTCATATATGGTAATGGTAATTTATGGAAAAAAATATATGATGCTAACAAAGATACTATAAAAAATCCTAATGTCATAAGAGCAGGTCAAAAATTAATTATACCTAGTCTTAAAGGAGAAACAAGACAGGGAACTTATAGCACTAATCAAACTTATGGAAATATAACTACTTTCTCTACTAATCAGATTGAAGGTAATATAATCATAGAAGATGAAAAAGCTATGGAAGAGCAAACAGAGCAGACAGAAGAAACTGTTATAGATGAACAAACTGATACTGCTGATGAGAATGCAGAAATGACAGAAGATACAGCAGCTACTGATGAGAATGCAGAAATGACAGAAGAAGATACAACAGTTACTGATGAGAATGCAGAAATAACAGAAGAAGATACAACAGTTACTGATGAGAATGCAGAAATGGCTGATGATGAGACAACAGCAGAAGAAGGAAATCAATAA
- a CDS encoding MFS transporter produces the protein MVNLLLAIIYLSFISLGLPDALLGSAWPTMHKELNVPISYAGIISMIISAGTIISSLQSDRLTKKFSTAKITAFSVAMTAIALFGFSITHSYLFLCVWAIPYGLGAGSVDASLNNYVALHYESKHMSWLHCMWGIGATIGPYIMGYAITNNNWNAGYRYISIMQIVLTAILFFSLSLWKKNDEENKEKISTKVLSLKEIIKIPGAREIMICFFCYCALEATTGLWASSYLNLYKGVDIKTAASFGSLFYIGITVGRAISGFITMKLNDNQMIILGESLILIGIILMIIPAVNIVSLIGFITIGLGCAPIYPSIIHSTPSNFGAENSQAIIGVQMASAYIGTLAMPPLFGYIANHISISLLPFYLILILVLMFIMHRLMIIKTIKNK, from the coding sequence ATGGTTAATTTACTACTTGCTATTATATATTTATCTTTTATAAGTTTAGGGCTTCCGGATGCACTTTTAGGATCAGCTTGGCCTACTATGCATAAAGAATTGAATGTGCCAATTTCCTATGCAGGCATAATATCAATGATCATATCAGCAGGCACTATAATTTCTAGTTTGCAAAGCGACAGATTAACTAAAAAATTTAGTACAGCAAAAATAACTGCATTCAGTGTAGCAATGACAGCTATAGCACTTTTTGGATTTTCTATCACTCATTCATATTTATTTCTTTGTGTTTGGGCTATACCTTATGGATTAGGTGCTGGAAGTGTAGATGCCTCTTTAAATAATTATGTTGCACTTCATTATGAAAGCAAACATATGAGCTGGCTTCATTGTATGTGGGGAATAGGTGCAACAATTGGACCATATATAATGGGATATGCTATTACTAATAATAATTGGAATGCAGGATACAGATATATATCAATAATGCAAATTGTACTCACTGCTATTTTATTTTTCAGCCTTTCTCTATGGAAGAAAAATGATGAAGAAAATAAAGAAAAAATAAGTACAAAAGTTTTAAGCTTAAAAGAAATAATAAAAATACCCGGTGCCAGAGAAATTATGATATGCTTTTTTTGTTATTGTGCACTTGAAGCTACAACTGGATTATGGGCAAGTAGTTATTTAAATCTATATAAAGGAGTGGATATAAAAACTGCGGCTTCATTTGGAAGTTTATTTTATATAGGCATCACTGTTGGAAGAGCTATATCTGGTTTTATAACAATGAAATTAAATGATAATCAAATGATAATTTTAGGCGAGTCATTAATTTTGATAGGTATAATACTAATGATTATTCCTGCTGTAAATATTGTATCTTTAATAGGTTTTATAACTATAGGTTTAGGCTGTGCTCCAATATATCCTTCAATAATACATTCAACTCCAAGTAATTTTGGTGCAGAAAATTCTCAGGCTATAATAGGAGTACAAATGGCTAGTGCTTATATAGGTACTCTTGCCATGCCTCCTTTATTCGGCTACATTGCAAATCATATATCAATATCATTACTTCCCTTTTATTTAATATTGATTTTAGTACTTATGTTTATTATGCATAGATTAATGATAATAAAAACTATAAAAAATAAATAA
- a CDS encoding ankyrin repeat domain-containing protein, translated as MKLNNKIFLFFIVFSLLFYNSAFSKSNVELVNAAENGDIKKVRELLRGGANINEQDSKGDNALIKASENGHLKVIELLVQYRCSLNLQNKDGRTAISKASENGHVNVVRLLIDAGAKVNLKDRKDKTALTYASEEKHKNVISLLKAAGGK; from the coding sequence ATGAAATTAAATAATAAAATATTTTTGTTTTTTATAGTTTTTTCATTACTTTTTTATAACAGTGCATTTTCTAAAAGTAATGTAGAATTAGTAAATGCAGCAGAAAATGGCGACATAAAAAAGGTAAGAGAACTTCTTAGAGGAGGAGCTAATATAAATGAGCAGGATTCTAAAGGAGATAATGCATTAATAAAAGCTTCTGAAAATGGACATTTAAAAGTTATAGAATTATTGGTGCAATATAGATGCAGTTTAAATCTTCAAAACAAAGATGGAAGAACAGCAATAAGTAAGGCGTCAGAAAATGGACATGTTAATGTTGTAAGACTTTTAATCGATGCAGGTGCTAAAGTTAATTTGAAAGATAGAAAAGATAAAACAGCTTTAACTTATGCTTCAGAAGAGAAACATAAAAATGTAATTAGTCTTTTAAAAGCAGCAGGCGGTAAATAA
- the rsgA gene encoding ribosome small subunit-dependent GTPase A, with the protein MKIKDIGFDEYFEKLALKSLNVNSLEEINNEELVPARVIRINKRYYTLFADDGEFLARIKGKIRYNSEIQSELPVVGDWVLMKKSDNNAFIDTILTRKNILYRKANVKKNDIQAIVSNIDYAFIIVGIDNEMPMSAIARYLSVVHTSGIKPIIAISKIDLYEDAEYKELLAAIKETYPNETAFAYSSKTGKNADTFLKYIKKDTSSVFIGASGAGKSTIINYLLKDEKMKTQEVREYDFKGMHTTTHRELLVLDSGGVVIDTPGLRNLGLWEDDKGIKKTFEDLEEYAKKCKFKDCTHQHEPDCYILELLENDEIPYERYDAYITLLNENRELQKSSIEIKKDRKMALKKITKHRNNYKKINVKNKK; encoded by the coding sequence TTGAAAATAAAAGATATTGGCTTTGATGAATATTTTGAGAAATTGGCACTTAAAAGTTTGAATGTTAATTCTTTAGAAGAAATTAATAATGAAGAACTTGTACCTGCAAGAGTTATAAGGATTAACAAAAGATATTATACTTTGTTTGCTGATGATGGTGAGTTTTTAGCAAGAATCAAAGGAAAGATAAGATATAATTCTGAAATACAAAGCGAGCTTCCTGTAGTTGGTGATTGGGTATTAATGAAGAAGTCGGATAATAATGCTTTTATTGATACTATACTCACTAGAAAAAATATTTTATATAGAAAAGCTAATGTTAAAAAAAATGATATTCAGGCTATAGTAAGTAATATTGATTATGCTTTTATTATAGTTGGTATTGATAATGAAATGCCAATGTCTGCCATAGCAAGATATTTGTCAGTTGTTCATACTTCAGGAATTAAACCAATAATTGCAATTAGTAAAATAGATTTGTATGAAGATGCTGAATATAAAGAATTATTAGCAGCTATAAAAGAAACTTATCCTAATGAAACAGCATTTGCCTACAGTTCAAAAACAGGAAAGAATGCAGATACATTTTTAAAATATATTAAGAAAGATACTTCATCGGTTTTTATAGGTGCATCCGGTGCTGGTAAATCCACTATTATTAATTATCTTTTAAAAGATGAGAAGATGAAAACCCAGGAAGTAAGGGAATACGATTTTAAGGGAATGCATACCACAACACATAGAGAGCTTTTAGTTTTAGATAGCGGAGGTGTAGTTATAGATACTCCTGGTTTAAGAAATTTAGGTTTATGGGAAGATGATAAAGGTATAAAGAAAACTTTTGAAGATTTAGAGGAGTATGCTAAAAAATGTAAATTTAAAGATTGTACCCATCAGCATGAGCCGGATTGTTATATATTGGAACTTTTAGAAAATGATGAAATACCTTATGAAAGATACGATGCTTATATAACACTTCTTAATGAAAACAGAGAATTGCAGAAAAGTTCTATAGAGATAAAGAAAGATAGAAAGATGGCATTGAAAAAAATAACGAAGCATAGAAATAATTATAAAAAGATTAATGTTAAAAATAAGAAATAA
- a CDS encoding META domain-containing protein yields the protein MKKILSLVLIVMGTVFVVSCGGNTSNTTTNDAAAAVVTVNDLLGKEYSLTNMYEGKEVTIAFSDTNMLGGKSAVNNYFTEFSLDGNKIKLNALASTKMAGPEEDMAVETEYLQILNGADTISLDGDVLTITTTSGTNLIYTFKGNVEVASENAN from the coding sequence ATGAAAAAAATATTGTCTTTAGTTCTTATTGTTATGGGAACAGTATTTGTAGTATCATGCGGCGGTAATACTTCTAATACTACTACAAACGATGCAGCTGCTGCAGTAGTTACAGTTAATGATTTGTTAGGAAAAGAGTATTCTCTTACTAATATGTACGAAGGCAAAGAAGTTACTATAGCTTTTTCTGATACTAATATGTTAGGCGGAAAATCAGCTGTTAATAACTATTTTACTGAGTTTTCATTAGACGGTAACAAAATAAAATTAAATGCTTTAGCTTCTACTAAAATGGCTGGCCCTGAAGAAGATATGGCTGTAGAAACAGAATATTTACAAATATTAAATGGTGCTGATACAATTTCTTTAGACGGAGATGTATTAACTATTACTACTACTTCAGGTACTAATTTAATTTATACTTTCAAAGGTAATGTAGAAGTAGCAAGTGAAAATGCAAACTAA